One Ranitomeya imitator isolate aRanImi1 chromosome 1, aRanImi1.pri, whole genome shotgun sequence DNA window includes the following coding sequences:
- the LOC138677144 gene encoding posterior protein-like, with product MDAGYRSPLIDNSPLLTISEKLHLCQLLGRFESHISPVILSNRFEHVVQQYNLNNKNAWSLLQVWLPGPIAGQLKTEQMGDSCNGAEIRRKELQRIIGGRDIRGENALAMTRFRRYDDPLLFCNNYLSLYRTVYNCLEMSQDDANFLCSMANHCNVDYTTRMTLRNTSSYENFVNILRDWCNESKEQYELSENVSAVYRPRRRGYVRYCYKCGQPGHIKRYCNTPNMYPDRKSHLLHQEIDSVEAEEESISYNTEFIETCEEIGNIETDPDTNAPKPETLRSPNDKSKTGKRQERSYNKQQKEGANIPMIDPWVSLPFWLFWSWSQMALPLLLNCPAPFANMVG from the coding sequence ATGGATGCCGGATATAGATCTCCATTGATTGATAATTCTCCATTGCTCACTATTTCTGAGAAGCTCCATCTGTGTCAACTTCTTGGTAGATTTGAGTCACATATTTCTCCCGTCATTCTGTCCAATAGATTTGAACATGTTGTCCAACAGTATAATCTGAACAATAAAAATGCTTGGTCTCTATTACAAGTTTGGCTTCCAGGGCCAATTGCAGGACAACTAAAAACAGAACAAATGGGTGATAGTTGTAATGGTGCAGAGATAAGAAGGAAGGAATTACAACGCATCATAGGTGGACGAGACATTAGAGGTGAAAATGCCCTAGCAATGACAAGATTCAGGCGATATGATGATCCGTTGCTCTTTTGTAATAATTATCTGTCCCTATATAGGACTGTTTACAACTGTCTGGAAATGTCTCAGGATGATGCTAATTTCCTATGTTCAATGGCAAATCATTGTAATGTAGATTACACCACAAGAATGACTCTAAGGAATACTAGCTCCTATGAAAACTTTGTGAATATACTTAGGGACTGGTGTAATGAGTCTAAAGAGCAATATGAACTGTCAGAAAATGTATCTGCTGTATACAGACCCAGGAGGCGAGGATATGTTAGGTATTGTTATAAATGTGGTCAACCAGGACACATTAAACGCTATTGTAATACACCTAACATGTACCCAGATAGAAAAAGTCATTTGTTGCACCAAGAAATTgatagtgttgaggctgaagaggaAAGTATCTCCTATAACACAGAGTTCATAGAGACATGTGAGGAGATAGGTAATATAGAAACTGACCCTGATACAAATGCACCAAAACCAGAAACATTGCGGAGCCCAAATGACAAAAGTAAGACAGGAAAACGTCAGGAGAGGTCATATAATAAACAACAAAAGGAAGGTGCTAATATCCCTATGATCGATCCATGGGTATCTCTACCATTCTGGTTATTTTGGAGTTGGTCACAAATGGCCCTACCGCTGTTGCTAAACTGCCCAGCACCATTTGCCAATATGGTTGGGTGA